Proteins encoded in a region of the Raphanus sativus cultivar WK10039 unplaced genomic scaffold, ASM80110v3 Scaffold0887, whole genome shotgun sequence genome:
- the LOC130503259 gene encoding uncharacterized protein LOC130503259: MPNIANLDFEPLSVKGDNYLQWALDIEISLGAKGLEDCIVEGNESSKKDNAKALMMIRHHIEESLKAQYLTVNNPYELWKELKSRYDHQKTVILPEAIYEWTHLRIQDFKQKGFKTYSALIACLLLAEQNNELLMKNNDLRPPGTKHVPDAHHASKETKNNSEANHVQHDQRGRGSSFGRGRGRGGQWRGRGRGGYGRGRYNPYERPNQFSNGRGRGRGSGSTSRQQNSGNSVCHRCGVSNHWAKNCQTPKHLVDLYQESIKGKNLEAHMVYKDGEEDFDHDKDDLMDYETSDILKNDQVD; the protein is encoded by the exons ATGCCAAACATTGCAAACTTGGATTTTGAACCCCTAAGTGTAAAGGGTGATAACTACTTGCAGTGGGCTTTAGACATTGAAATCTCTCTCGGAGCCAAAGGCTTAGAGGATTGTATTGTTGAAGGAAATGAATCAAGTAAGAAAGACAATGCTAAAGCCCTCATGATGATTCGCCATCACATTGAGGAGAGCTTGAAAGCTCAATATCTCACAGTGAACAATCCATACGAGTTATGGAAAGAGTTAAAATCGAGATATGATCACCAAAAGACTGTGATTCTTCCGGAAGCCATTTATGAATGGACTCATCTCAGGATTCAAGACTTTAA GCAGAAAGGGTTCAAGACCTACAGTGCCCTCATAGCTTGTCTATTGCTTGCAGAACAGAATAATGAGTTGCTTATGAAGAATAATGACCTGAGACCACCCGGAACCAAACATGTTCCTGATGCACATCATGCCTCAAAAGAAACTAAGAACAACTCCGAAGCTAACCATGTCCAACATGACCAAAGGGGTCGTGGTTCCTCATTTGGAAGAGGTCGCGGCCGTGGAGGTCAGTGGCGAGGACGTGGACGTGGTGGCTATGGGAGAGGGCGTTACAACCCTTATGAGCGCCCAAACCAGTTCAGCAATGGGCGTGGTAGAGGCAGAGGTAGTGGGTCGACTTCTCGACAACAAAATTCAGGAAACTCAGTGTGTCATAGGTGCGGAGTATCTAACCATTGGGCAAAGAACTGCCAAACCCCTAAGCATCTGGTTGATCTCTATCAAGAGAGCATCAAAGGCAAGAACCTGGAGGCTCACATGGTGTACAAGGATGGCGAGGAAGACTTTGATCATGACAAGGATGATCTCATGGACTATGAGACTTCAGACATTCTGAAAAATGACCAAGTTGATTAA